In Vitis vinifera cultivar Pinot Noir 40024 chromosome 11, ASM3070453v1, a genomic segment contains:
- the LOC104880791 gene encoding probable disease resistance protein At4g27220 — protein sequence MDIVTFIWGVGTKLWGPVTHQIGYLVHYKKNLENLKAQVEALEALRKDNQESVRAAEMNGEEIKAQVQIWLKGADAAIVEVEKVIDDFKLNKRCFWGCCPDCTSRYKLSRKAVKDAVTIGELQDKGKFDRVSLQIRKPLEIESMISTGDFEAFESTQQAMNEVMKALRDDNVNVIGVYGMGGVGKTTMVEQVSVQARRDELFDHVVKAVVSQNINLKMIQGQIADMLAVKLDDETEAGRAGHLKERIMRGRRILIFLDDLWGRIELAKIGVPSGRDLEACKSKIILTTRLENVCHAMESQAKVPLHILSEQDSWRLFRKKAGNAVDSPDFHDVAWRVVKECGGLPIALVVVARALGDKDLEEWKEAARQLEMSNPTKDDHDHTVFRCIKFSYDYLKHEDAKRCFLNCCLFPEDTNINIEDLVKYGIGQGLFQNANTVEEARAAASSLLKHLKACSLLLNSDQEGCVKMHDVVRDTAISIASAGDELAFLVHSGAALKKWPRRDSYEAYTAISLMSNEIQDLPDGLVCPKLQTLLLQNNIDIQEIPDGFFERMESLRVLDVNGADISSLPSSLGLLLNLRTLCLDGCKSTDISILGELRKLEILSLRESCIEELPEEIGKLVSLRMLDFTMSSDLKRIRSNLLLSLSQLEEIYLQGSFGDWGKPIEGMDQETNAGFDELTRLPYLNTLKVDITDAGCIPQTVVSNPNWVKFNICMSEDLFVRLMDVHLSKIMAARSRALILNTTINTLPDWFNSVVTEKTEKLFYIHGSGLHNIISEYDQGRLNGLKSLLVQSCYGIVQLMNTDIHVLNRPVFDNLEELRVHNMDYLKVMCVGELPPGSLRKLKFFQVEQCDELVGTLLQPNLLKRLENLEVLDVSGNSLEDIFRSEGLGKEQILLRKLREMKLDKLPQLKNIWNGPAELAIFNKLKILTVIACKKLRNLFAITVSRCLLQLEELWIEDCGGLEVIIGEDKGEASSNMSHKSRVKEIVEKQKEEAMEKIILPQLKNLSLQNLPLLTGFYSGFASIQCPSLEQLHTQDCPLFRVTTDEFHSRKQVQVNNEQHFLLLRKRLWELRQFS from the exons ATGGATATTGTGACTTTCATTTGGGGTGTTGGAACGAAGCTGTGGGGGCCGGTTACTCATCAGATAGGCTATCTGGTCCACTATAAGAAGAATTTGGAGAATCTCAAAGCTCAAGTAGAAGCACTAGAGGCCTTAAGGAAAGATAACCAAGAATCTGTGCGAGCAGCTGAAATGAATGGAGAAGAAATCAAAGCTCAGGTGCAGATATGGCTGAAAGGGGCTGATGCAGCTATAGTGGAGGTGGAGAAAGTGATAGATGATTTTAAATTGAACAAGAGATGCTTTTGGGGGTGTTGTCCTGATTGCACATCGCGGTACAAGCTAAGCAGGAAAGCAGTGAAAGATGCAGTCACCATTGGTGAACTTCAAGATAAAGGAAAATTTGACAGGGTCTCGCTCCAAATTAGGAAGCCCTTGGAGATTGAGTCCATGATCTCCACGGGAGATTTTGAGGCCTTCGAATCAACACAACAGGCAATGAATGAGGTCATGAAGGCACTAAGGGATGATAACGTTAATGTCATCGGGGTCTATGGAATGGGGGGCGTGGGCAAAACAACCATGGTGGAGCAAGTAAGCGTGCAGGCCCGTAGAGATGAACTGTTTGATCATGTGGTCAAGGCTGTTGTTTCGCAAAACATCAACCTGAAGATGATTCAAGGTCAAATTGCAGATATGTTGGCAGTGAAGCTAGACGATGAGACTGAGGCCGGAAGGGCAGGCCATTTGAAGGAAAGGATAATGAGAGGAAGGAGGATCCTCATATTCTTGGATGATCTCTGGGGGAGAATAGAGTTAGCAAAAATAGGAGTTCCTAGTGGCAGGGACCTTGAAGCTTGCAAATCGAAAATCATATTGACCACAAGGCTGGAGAATGTGTGCCATGCCATGGAAAGCCAAGCAAAAGTCCCTCTTCATATCCTCTCTGAGCAGGATTCTTGGAGGTTGTTTAGGAAGAAAGCAGGAAATGCGGTCGATTCCCCTGATTTCCATGACGTAGCATGGAGGGTTGTCAAAGAATGTGGGGGTCTCCCAATTGCTCTAGTAGTAGTTGCAAGAGCACTGGGGGACAAGGACCTGGAAGAATGGAAAGAGGCTGCTCGACAACTTGAAATGTCGAATCCTACAAAAGATGATCATGATCACACGGTTTTCAGATGTATAAAGTTTAGCTATGATTACTTGAAACATGAAGACGCCAAGCGGTGCTTTTTGAATTGTTGCCTGTTCCCGGAGGACACCAATATCAACATCGAAGACTTGGTGAAGTATGGGATCGGGCAAGGGTTGTTTCAAAATGCTAATACAGTGGAAGAAGCAAGGGCTGCAGCAAGTTCcctcctcaaacatcttaaagCTTGCAGTTTGCTGTTAAACAGCGATCAAGAGGGGTGCGTGAAAATGCATGATGTTGTCCGGGACACCGCCATATCAATTGCTTCAGCTGGAGATGAACTTGCCTTTCTTGTGCACTCTGGTGCTGCCTTAAAGAAGTGGCCAAGGAGGGACAGCTATGAGGCCTACACAGCCATCTCACTCATGTCCAATGAAATCCAGGATCTCCCTGATGGCCTAGTATGCCCGAAACTCCAGACACTGTTGTTGCAGAATAACATTGACATTCAAGAGATTCCTGATGGCTTTTTTGAAAGGATGGAATCTCTAAGGGTCTTGGATGTGAACGGTGCGGATATCTCATCACTACCCTCGTCACTTGGGCTTCTGCTGAACCTTAGGACGCTTTGTTTAGATGGATGCAAGTCAACAGACATATCGATACTTGGAGAGTTGAGAAAACTTGAGATTCTCAGCCTCAGAGAATCCTGTATTGAGGAGTTGCCCgaagaaataggaaaattaGTCAGCCTAAGGATGTTGGATTTCACCATGAGTAGCGACCTCAAAAGAATTCGAAGTAACTTGTTATTAAGCTTGTCCCAGTTAGAAGAAATCTACCTGCAGGGTAGTTTTGGAGACTGGGGGAAGCCGATTGAAGGGATGGACCAAGAAACAAATGCAGGGTTCGATGAGTTGACACGGTTGCCTTACTTAAACACTTTGAAGGTGGACATAACAGATGCTGGATGCATTCCACAAACTGTTGTATCCAATCCAAACTGGGTAAAATTCAACATATGCATGAGCGAGGACTTATTCGTGCGGCTCATGGATGTGCATTTGTCAAAAATCATGGCTGCTCGTTCAAGAGCCTTGATTCTCAACACAACCATCAACACCTTGCCAGATTGGTTTAACAGCGTGGTGACTGAGAAAACCGAGAAACTGTTCTACATACATGGCAGTGGTTTACATAACATTATTTCAGAGTATGATCAAGGTAGGCTAAATGGCCTCAAGTCTCTCCTTGTTCAGAGTTGCTATGGGATAGTGCAGCTCATGAATACGGACATACATGTTTTAAATAGACCGGTTTTTGACAACCTTGAAGAGCTGCGTGTCCACAATATGGATTACTTGAAAGTGATGTGCGTTGGTGAACTACCACCCGGTTCATTGCGGAAACTGAAGTTTTTTCAGGTGGAACAGTGTGATGAGTTGGTTGGTACACTGCTGCAGCCAAATTTGTTGAAAAGACTAGAGAATTTGGAAGTTCTTGATGTGAGTGGCAATAGTTTGGAAGACATCTTTAGGTCTGAAGGGCTCGGGAAAGAACAAATCTTGTTGAGAAAATTGAGGGAAATGAAGTTAGATAAGCTGCCTCAGCTGAAGAACATTTGGAATGGTCCTGCTGAACTAGCAATCTTCAACAAGCTCAAGATTTTAACTGTGATTGCGTGCAAGAAATTAAGAAATCTCTTTGCCATCACCGTGTCTCGATGTCTTCTGCAACTTGAAGAGTTATGGATCGAGGATTGTGGTGGTTTAGAGGTAATAATTGGAGAAGATAAGGGAGAAGCATCCAGTAACATGTCCCATAAATCAAGAGTGAAGGAGATTGTTGAAAAACAGAAGGAAGAAGCAATGGAGAAGATCATCTTACCGCAATTGAAGAATTTATCTCTGCAAAATCTTCCACTGCTCACAGGCTTCTACTCCGGATTTGCAAGTATTCAATGCCCATCCTTGGAACAACTGCACACGCAGGATTGCCCGCTTTTTAGAGTTACCACAGATGAATTTCACAGCAGAAAGCAAGTCCAAGTAAATAACGAGCAGCATTTTCTCCTCCTCCGCAAAAG GCTTTGGGAGCTGAGACAATTTTCGTAA
- the LOC100242716 gene encoding accelerated cell death 11: protein MAARDRPLTKIADAFIELAESLNSPNPRLEVSQFARACRLVSPLIGFLGIAFKFVEIEFSSKVDNLMEASRYVSTLDAMIDREIGLNCAKSSNSNSRNLVRVKRSIDMLKVIFEQILARRGNSIMGPVSTAYQQVFAPYHGWAIRTAVSASLPTLPTKARLMKKLNENEATVNAQMQNFVVTSAPIIQYIENLFHSRVSGDEILGLI, encoded by the exons ATGGCAGCAAGAGATAGACCCCTCACAAAAATTGCAGATGCCTTCATAGAGCTTGCGGAATCTCTGAATTCTCCTAATCCCCGGCTTGAGGTCAGCCAGTTTGCTCGTGCCTGCCGCCTTGTCTCCCCTCTCATCGGTTTCCTGGGCATTGCTTTCAAGTTTGTCGAGATAGAATTCTCTTCTAAG GTTGATAATCTCATGGAAGCATCAAGGTATGTTAGTACACTAGATGCTATGATTGATCGTGAAATTGGGTTGAATTGTGCAAAGAGCTCGAATAGTAATTCAAGAAACCTTGTTCGAGTAAAGCGTTCAATTGACATGCTCAAGGTGATCTTCGAACAAATTTTAGCCAGAAG AGGAAACTCCATCATGGGTCCAGTTTCCACAGCATATCAACAGGTTTTTGCTCCCTACCATGGCTGGGCGATCAGAACAGCAGTTTCTGCTTCATTACCGACTCTTCCTACAAAGGCAAGGCTCATGAAGaaactgaatgaaaatg AGGCAACAGTGAATGCTCAAATGCAAAATTTTGTTGTTACATCAGCTCCAATCATACAATACATCGAAAATTTATTCCATTCAAGGGTGTCGGGTGATGAGATACTTGGATTAATTTGA